The window CAGCATTCAACGTACCGACAAAATCTGAAGTATCTGAAAGCAACCAAGCAATCTTTGAACAGCTTGGAAAACAAATTGGCTTTGTACCTAACCTTTATGCTTACTATGCCAAAAATGAAACGGCCTTACCGGACTACTTGGCATTGCAGGGCAGAAAAACCACACTCAAAGCCAAAGAGAAAGAAGTGGTAAACTTGGTTACTAGTCAAATCAATGGATGTAGGTATTGCCAATCTGCCCATACTGCCCTTGGTAAGATGAATGGATTTACCAATGAGCAGATTCTTGAAATCAGAGGCGGATCGGCCGGTTTTGATGATAAACTTGATGCATTGGTAAAATTCACTGCCGCAACGGTAAGCAACCACGGCAAGGTGCAAGAAGAAATTAAAGAAGCTTTTTTTGCAGCAGGATATACTGAAGCTAATTTGATTGATGTGGTCATTCTTATAGGTGACAAAATCATGAGCAATTACCTTCACAACCTTGCAGGTTTTGAAATAGATTTTCCATTGGCTCCCGAATTATAAGTTTTAACAAGGGTTTTGCAATAGGTATTCCTTTCGAATATTGTTGCAAAACCTATTCTTTAAAACCTTGCAGGTCAAAATTCAAGATTAGGAGGTAATAAGAACAGCTGTAATTCCAATTTGGAAAGGATTGTTTAATTTCACTTCTAAAGAAACTTGGCAACTAAAGCATCAACGGAAAATCTTTTCGCAATGAGAGGACTGTAAACATTCTATTCCTATGTGGCCCTTTTAATACTATTAATAATTTTGATGCTGCATCGGCGAAAAACATTTGACTTTCTGTAAATGAATAAAACAAGGAAAAGTAGTAGGAATAGGCTCCACTGTAATTTTTATTACGACCTTAAGTAATCTATTCATCACCCTGATCGTGTGGAATAGATTGATGACTTTCCGGTCAGGGGATTCTTTTTAGCCAAAGACTTATCCTACCTAGCCATTTAAAGTATAGCGGGGGCGAATTATTTAAACGAAATTAAAATACCAAAGCAATGAACGAAATCACATTATATGGGGCAGATTGGTGTCCCGATTGCCTTAGAGCCAAAGCTTTTTTAAAGGAAAACAACATTGCCTTCAATTTTGTAGATGTAGATCTTGATGAAGCGGCTACTAGAAAAGTTGAAGCCATTAACAAAGGCAAACGCATCATCCCAACTTTGATAATCAATGGAAAAAGTTATACCAATCCTGACAATGCCACCCTTTCCAGTGTTTTGGGAATCAATGAACAGGCTAGGGTTATCCTTTTCGGTGCAGATTGGTGTCCGGATTGTATCAAATCCAAAACTTATCTGGTGGAAAACAAAGTTAACTTTCAATACATCAATATTGACGAAAACGAATGGGCCATTCCCATCATTGAGAAAATAAACAATGGGAAGAGAAAAATCCCTACTATACTAATCAATGACGATATCTTGGTAGAACCGGAAAACGAAGCATTGAGGATTGCGCTCAAATTAGATGAAGAAAAAATCACAAAGGTATTCGATAGCATCATTATAGGTGCAGGTGCAGCAGGCTTGACCACTTCAATATATGCCCAAAGGGATCGTTTCAGTACCTTAATCTTAGAGAAAAAAACGGTTGGAGGAAATGCCTTTTTAACTGATAAGATTGAAAATTACCCGGGTTTTACCTCCATCTCAGGCCCAAATCTTATGGCTAAAATGGAAGAACAAGCCCGTGTCTATGGAGCTATTATCAAAACGGGTGAAGAAGTTGTAAGCATAGAAAAGGCCGATAACCTTTTCAATGTTCGAACCAAAACAAACCTGTATCTGGGCCGATCAATTGTACTTTCCACCGGGTCAACTTATGAAAAACTCAATATTCCGGGTGAAAGTGAATTATTAGGGTCTAGCGTACATTTTTGTGCAACCTGTGACGGCGCTTTCTATAGAGACAAAGAAGTAATCGTCGTAGGCGGTGGAAACTCTGCCTTAGAAGAAGGAATATTTCTTTCCGGTTTTACAAAAAAAGTAAAAATAGTTAACCGAAAAGCATCCTTCAAAGCATCCCAAACTTATATTGACAAACTACCAGAACTCGACAATATAACCGCCTTTTACAATAAAGAGTCTATTGCCTTGAATACAGACAAAGAGGGGAAATTTGCAGGGTTACTCGTTAAGGATACCTTAACCGGCAAAGAAGAAGTAATCACTGCCGACGGAGTCTTCGTTTTTGTAGGCCTAAAGCCAAATAACGGAAGTTTTAAAGGGCTAGTGGACATGAATGAACAAGGCTTTATCACAACGTCCGGGCTAACCAAAACCTCAGTGGAAGGGATTTTTGCAGCCGGAGACAATCGTGAAGGAGCCATAGCTCAGGTGGCTGCTGCTACAGGTGAAGGTGTTTTGGCCAGTTATGGATTGAGAGCGTTTTTAAAAGGTTAACCTAAAACCACTTTAGAGCATTTTCTATCTACTATTTCTTTGGTCCTTTAGGGTCATATACTCTTAAGTAAAGCAAATAAACGTTTCGGTAACTACCTAACCTTAACCTAATCAATTAAAATGTATTGGCATTGTTTTTGGCCGATAACATCTATAAAAGCTGAATAAAAACGAAGATACCATGACTGAACAAACTAAAACTACGCTACAACAAGACTTACAAGCCAAAAAAGATAATTTTAATGAAACAGCCCCGGAGGAAATAAAAACCATTTATAAGGCCGGGATAGATGATGTCAAAAACAATGGCATAGTCAAGCAGGCAAAGCAAACAGGAGCGAAGGCACCTGATTTTTCACTCCCTAATGCCACTGGTCAACAAGTGAAATTGTCTGAAAAAATAAAAAATGGCCCGGTGATTTTGACCTGGTATCGAGGAGGTTGGTGTCCCTATTGTAATCTCACCTTGCATCACCTACAGCAATTTTTGCCGGACTTCCAAAAACAAGGCGCCCACTTGCTGGCCTTAACTCCGGAACTTCCGGACAATTCAATCAGTACTTCTGAAAAGCACAATTTAACTTTCGAAGTTTTAAGTGATATTGACAATCAAGTTGCGAAGCAGTATGGCATAGTATTTAAACTTACCGAGGAGGTTGCCAACGTTTACCAAGATAAATTTGACTTGCACGCTTACAATGGAAACGAAGACAATGAACTTCCTCTGGCAGCTACCTATATCATTGGTCAAGATGGCATTATAAAATATGCTTTCCTTGATAGCGATTATAGGAATAGAGCCAATCCGGAGGATTTGCTTGCCTTTTTAAAGTCAATGAAATAGGGAAATAGAGGGGTTGAACCCCACCCCATGAGTTATAAGGATTTTGGCGGTAGGTAGAATATCTTTCAATACCGTCAAAATCCATTATTGAATAATTAAAGATTTTTTACCCACAATATCGTATCAATTTGCAGGAGAATAAGTATGGATAAAATATAAATAAATACTGGAACAATTATTGAACTATAGTTAACAACTTAAAAAATTAAATTTTGAGCCTTTTAAAAACAAGTTGTTATGTATAATATAGCCTTATTTCTCAGCTTTACTCTTTTATTTTTTGGATGTAATATTAATTCCGATGATGCTCCTGAAAATGAAGAAAACCCAAACGTTCCCGGAACGATTTACGGATCAAGTACAATTTCGCTGGAGGAAGCCTACGGCGCTCTAAAAACTGCATTAGAAAATAATGCTCAAATTGGCATTGTAGCCGAGGTGGATCATGCCCAAAATGCAGGATCCATAAGCAAAGAACTCGGGCCTACAAAAATCATCTTCTTTGGCAACCCCAATTTAGGCACTCCTTTAATGCAAGAAAATCAGCTTGCTGGCTTAGACCTCCCTCAAAAAGTATTGTTTTACGAAGATAAGGGTCAGGTTTTTGCTATCTATAACAGTACCGAATACCTAGCTTCCCGTCACGCCCTAGCAGGAACAGAAAATCTTAATCAAATTTCAGGGGCACTTGAAAACTTAGTAGGAGAGGCCATTAAAGGTGAGTTAGAAAGTAGTATATCCCAATCTGTAACAGCCTCTGAAGGCATAATTAACGTAACAAGTTCAAAAGAATTTGAAGCTACCTACCAAAGTTTAAAAACCATCATTTCCGGAAATGAAAACCTCTCTATTTTGGCTGAATTGGATCATCAGGCCAATGCCCAAAGCAGAGGACTTGAATTGAGGTCTACAAAAATAATAATTTTCGGCAACCCCAATTTAGGTACGCCATTAATGCAGGAATCTCAATCAATAGGTCTGGACTTGCCCCAAAAAATCCTTGTGTGGGAAGATGCTGATGGTAAAGTCCACCTTTCTTACAATGACCCTGAATTTTTGAAAATAAGGCATGGTATAAACGAGAGCGATGAGGAAATACAACAGATTTCAAATGCTTTACAAAATATAAGCGAGGCTGCTGCGGCTAATTAACATCCATATTTATTAACAATAAATAATGGGGCAAAGAATATAAATAAAAAGGCTGTTGAGAAGTTCAACAGCCTTATATCAATTTGCCTAAATATCCGAATAATCGGTAGGGTATAAGAATGTAGTTACATTTTTTGAGACATTGTTCTGGTATTGTGGAAGTGAAGACAACTCTTTCCAATAAGGATCAGAACGAAACGCATCCCAGTGAGCATCACGGTCAGCTTTATTTTCAAAAGTCGTCATGTACATCAGGTTTGGCATTGTTGGCCCCGAAATAACCTCACCATAAAAAACAGCATTGAATCCCAATCTTTTAAATAGACCAACTTCGTCGCCATCATTGAACATCTTGATCTTGTTTTCTGATATGTTCTCAGTATGGCCTTCATAACTACGCAATTCATAAATCCTGTCTTTATTTGGCCCACTCAAATCAGGAACACCATATTTTGGATGCTTCTCGAAGGCATTCAATAAAATTGATTCGATTCTATCGTAAGGAGGATTGGTATAGGGTGCATTTAGGTATTTGGCACCTGCTGATTGGAATTGTTGGTCCTTGGCAAGTTTGGAATCTATTTTAGAAAACTCCTTTTGAGAACTAAAGGGTATCAGCACATAAATTAACTTTTCACTGGGCTTATTTCCCTCAGTTGAAGCAACGGGTTTGAATACCCCAATATGCTCAATTCCAGCCCTATGCATGGCCGGTAGGTATGCTTTCTCAAGGTATTCATCAATAACACTTTCCTGATCACTTGTGGAGAAGTGATAAATTTTTATCTGGTAAAAATCTCCTTCTTCGGCGAAGGAAAAAGCGGTAGTAAGCAATAAAATGGCTACCGAGGATAATACTGTAATAGTGTCTTTCATAATTATTTTTAGGTTTGATTTTACTTACTCTTTTATTAAGTCATAGCACACTCTTTGTAAATAGAGTGAATTATTTTGAAAGAAAAATGATAAGCACGCAATCTTCCATAATTTTTTAAAGTTATCTAAAAAATAATTTACGCAGAAATTCAAAACCTTCATTCAACGCTGACAATTTCGTTTGGCAGGTTCATTAAAACACCTCAATTTTGCTACTACCGGCAAATGATCAGATGAATAATGCTCTTGAATTACTTGATAAAACATAACGAATTCCGATCAAGTATCATTTATTGAAGGTTAATTACACCGTAATTTTAACAGGGTTTTTATCATTGTCAATGGCTACGAAAGTAAAGGTGCCGGAAATGGCTTTTTCTCTGCCTTTCTCATACATCTGCTCAATAAAAATCTCTACACTCACCTTTAAGCTTGTATTGCCCACGTGG of the Cyclobacterium marinum DSM 745 genome contains:
- a CDS encoding DUF302 domain-containing protein; amino-acid sequence: MYNIALFLSFTLLFFGCNINSDDAPENEENPNVPGTIYGSSTISLEEAYGALKTALENNAQIGIVAEVDHAQNAGSISKELGPTKIIFFGNPNLGTPLMQENQLAGLDLPQKVLFYEDKGQVFAIYNSTEYLASRHALAGTENLNQISGALENLVGEAIKGELESSISQSVTASEGIINVTSSKEFEATYQSLKTIISGNENLSILAELDHQANAQSRGLELRSTKIIIFGNPNLGTPLMQESQSIGLDLPQKILVWEDADGKVHLSYNDPEFLKIRHGINESDEEIQQISNALQNISEAAAAN
- a CDS encoding carboxymuconolactone decarboxylase family protein, whose protein sequence is MTTTATAFNVPTKSEVSESNQAIFEQLGKQIGFVPNLYAYYAKNETALPDYLALQGRKTTLKAKEKEVVNLVTSQINGCRYCQSAHTALGKMNGFTNEQILEIRGGSAGFDDKLDALVKFTAATVSNHGKVQEEIKEAFFAAGYTEANLIDVVILIGDKIMSNYLHNLAGFEIDFPLAPEL
- a CDS encoding FAD-dependent oxidoreductase; this encodes MNEITLYGADWCPDCLRAKAFLKENNIAFNFVDVDLDEAATRKVEAINKGKRIIPTLIINGKSYTNPDNATLSSVLGINEQARVILFGADWCPDCIKSKTYLVENKVNFQYINIDENEWAIPIIEKINNGKRKIPTILINDDILVEPENEALRIALKLDEEKITKVFDSIIIGAGAAGLTTSIYAQRDRFSTLILEKKTVGGNAFLTDKIENYPGFTSISGPNLMAKMEEQARVYGAIIKTGEEVVSIEKADNLFNVRTKTNLYLGRSIVLSTGSTYEKLNIPGESELLGSSVHFCATCDGAFYRDKEVIVVGGGNSALEEGIFLSGFTKKVKIVNRKASFKASQTYIDKLPELDNITAFYNKESIALNTDKEGKFAGLLVKDTLTGKEEVITADGVFVFVGLKPNNGSFKGLVDMNEQGFITTSGLTKTSVEGIFAAGDNREGAIAQVAAATGEGVLASYGLRAFLKG
- a CDS encoding peroxiredoxin-like family protein; the protein is MTEQTKTTLQQDLQAKKDNFNETAPEEIKTIYKAGIDDVKNNGIVKQAKQTGAKAPDFSLPNATGQQVKLSEKIKNGPVILTWYRGGWCPYCNLTLHHLQQFLPDFQKQGAHLLALTPELPDNSISTSEKHNLTFEVLSDIDNQVAKQYGIVFKLTEEVANVYQDKFDLHAYNGNEDNELPLAATYIIGQDGIIKYAFLDSDYRNRANPEDLLAFLKSMK
- a CDS encoding NIPSNAP family protein, with protein sequence MKDTITVLSSVAILLLTTAFSFAEEGDFYQIKIYHFSTSDQESVIDEYLEKAYLPAMHRAGIEHIGVFKPVASTEGNKPSEKLIYVLIPFSSQKEFSKIDSKLAKDQQFQSAGAKYLNAPYTNPPYDRIESILLNAFEKHPKYGVPDLSGPNKDRIYELRSYEGHTENISENKIKMFNDGDEVGLFKRLGFNAVFYGEVISGPTMPNLMYMTTFENKADRDAHWDAFRSDPYWKELSSLPQYQNNVSKNVTTFLYPTDYSDI